The genomic DNA TCAATCAAGAGCCGCGCCGTCTGATGAATATGGTCACGGAGAACTTCGTCGAAACCGACGACGCGGGCACCATGAACTGGTGTTGCGGCGGCGGCGGCGGGGTCGGCGCCAACGAACGCGCCGCGACGTTGCGCTCGGCGGCGTTCAAGCTGAAAAAGAACCAGCTCGACAAGGTTCAGCCCGACGCCATTGTCACCATGTGCGCGTACTGCCACCACACCCTCGACAACGTGTTGGAAGAATTCAACATGGAACAAGAAGTCTTGGGGCTAACCGAACTGGTCGCCGAATATCTCGATGACGACGCTTAAGCGTAAGGGGAACTAACAAATGAGCAAAAGACTGGTCGTAGACCCGATCACCCGCATCGAAGGCCACTTACGTATCGAAGCCCAGATGCAGGACGGTCAAATCGCCGAGGCGTTCTCGTCGGGCACCATGGTGCGCGGCATCGAAATCATCTTGCGCGGCCGCGACCCCCGCGACGCCTGGGCGTTCGCCCAGCGCATCTGCGGGGTGTGCACCTTGGTGCACGGCATCGCCTCGGTGCGCGCCGTTGAAAATGCCTTGAACTACAAGATCCCGGCCAACGCGCAGTTGATCCGCAACCTGATGATCGCGGCGCAATACGTGCACGATCACGTGATGCACTTCTATCACCTGCACGCGCTGGATTGGGTGGACGTGGTCTCGGCGCTCAGTGCCGATCCCAAGGCGACGTCGGACTTGGCGTCGGCCATCAGCAACTATCCCAGATCGTCGCCGGGCTATTTCTCGGACG from Magnetovibrio sp. includes the following:
- a CDS encoding nickel-dependent hydrogenase large subunit, which gives rise to MSKRLVVDPITRIEGHLRIEAQMQDGQIAEAFSSGTMVRGIEIILRGRDPRDAWAFAQRICGVCTLVHGIASVRAVENALNYKIPANAQLIRNLMIAAQYVHDHVMHFYHLHALDWVDVVSALSADPKATSDLASAISNYPRSSPGYFSDVKKKLKTFVDQGQLGIFANGYWGHPGYKLPPEANLMAVAHYLDALEWQRDVVQLHTIFGGKNPHPNFVVGGVPMPIDPNSDTALNAERLSIINDSISKMITFVDQVYLP